A single window of Streptomyces griseoviridis DNA harbors:
- a CDS encoding PP2C family protein-serine/threonine phosphatase, translated as MDRLPGGAEENELTRHRPLRVRGRSLAWVPPVLLLTLIALIDWNTTGEFRIISWIVLVPGIAAAICGVLGTAVIAVLSLCVYFLVDNAWPGQYQAGWPDFVLVALGGILACLACAVRVRGERRMLHMRDIAETTRRTVLRPIPPGLGGLDHAAVYLAADSEARVGGDFYDIQPSPHGTRVLLGDVQGKGLAAVEAAAALLGTFREAGYHEKDLATVAARLELRMLRHRGHTAALGREDGDRFATAVLLDFPRGEPDVVDVMVFGHDPPLLVGPDGVRPLAPGDGLPLGLGELTRDGLPSVRRVRLGPGETLLLTTDGVTEARDAEGRFYPLTAEVAGAVAADPRAAEPRRLVAWVRDRTLRHCRGRLADDTTVFAVRRGDEPFLGEGRLQS; from the coding sequence ATCGACCGGCTGCCCGGCGGCGCGGAGGAGAACGAGCTGACCCGGCACCGCCCGCTGCGGGTGCGCGGCCGCAGCCTCGCCTGGGTGCCGCCGGTCCTGCTGCTGACGCTGATCGCGCTGATCGACTGGAACACCACGGGCGAGTTCCGGATCATCTCCTGGATCGTGCTGGTGCCCGGCATCGCCGCCGCGATCTGCGGGGTCCTCGGCACCGCCGTCATCGCCGTCCTCTCCCTCTGCGTCTACTTCCTCGTCGACAACGCCTGGCCCGGCCAGTACCAGGCCGGCTGGCCCGACTTCGTGCTGGTCGCCCTCGGCGGCATCCTCGCCTGCCTGGCCTGCGCGGTCCGGGTGCGCGGCGAACGCCGGATGCTGCACATGCGGGACATCGCCGAGACCACCCGCCGCACCGTGCTGCGCCCCATCCCGCCGGGGCTCGGCGGCCTCGACCACGCGGCCGTCTACCTCGCCGCCGACAGCGAGGCCCGGGTCGGCGGCGACTTCTACGACATCCAGCCGAGCCCGCACGGCACCCGGGTCCTGCTCGGCGACGTCCAGGGCAAGGGCCTGGCCGCCGTCGAGGCCGCCGCCGCGCTGCTCGGCACGTTCCGGGAGGCCGGCTACCACGAGAAGGACCTCGCGACGGTCGCCGCCCGGCTGGAACTGCGCATGCTGCGCCACCGCGGCCACACCGCCGCCCTCGGCCGCGAGGACGGCGACCGGTTCGCCACCGCCGTCCTCCTCGACTTCCCGCGCGGCGAGCCCGACGTCGTCGACGTGATGGTGTTCGGACACGATCCGCCGCTGCTGGTCGGCCCGGACGGGGTACGGCCGCTCGCGCCGGGCGACGGGCTCCCGCTCGGCCTCGGCGAACTCACCCGTGACGGGCTGCCCTCGGTGCGCCGGGTGCGCCTCGGGCCGGGCGAGACCCTGCTGCTGACCACCGACGGGGTGACCGAGGCGCGGGACGCCGAGGGCCGGTTCTATCCGCTCACCGCCGAGGTCGCGGGCGCCGTCGCCGCCGACCCGCGGGCCGCGGAACCGCGCCGGCTGGTGGCCTGGGTCAGGGACCGCACCCTGCGGCACTGCCGGGGGCGGCTGGCCGACGACACCACGGTCTTCGCGGTCCGCAGAGGTGATGAACCGTTCCTCGGGGAGGGACGTTTGCAGTCCTGA
- a CDS encoding FUSC family protein, translating into MPPEFAGLAPPAWLLRTLRPQRAAVNRAAVVRAAVAMTLPLAVGLAVGEPAYGALASMGALSGVISDTADAYRMRILNIAVPQLLGAVGVTLGALTYGHGWVTVGTLTAVALVSGMISSIGAVASVSGLLLLLNAVIGAGLPLPGAWWAAPVLMAGGGLLVLLLALLAWPLRSGVPERAAVADTYRAVADLLAAHDSASPGGPDGSGSTGNAGSTGSPGGRDLPDAPDAPDAYDAARHAVTRSLNQSYDLILARRARHHGRSPELTRLLAQLNAITPVVEAAPAARLSGRPLPEAIPAAVRGLADAVAAGPTAAVAAVAAVELRLPAPTSEATRAVDHALRHAAEVVATPDIDPQAIDDRLGRPAALGVRAARAARDVALSGASWRYGLRLALCVGIAQVLVSTVPVPRSYWVALTITFVLKPDLGSVFSRALLRAVGTVAGLVVAAAVLSQVQRGWWDLAVLLVLAPLIPALTPRGYGYQTAAITPVILLLSDNLNHQGTGLILPRLLDSLTGCAIALVAGYLLWPESWHTRVGTRLADAVEDTARYVASAFGDGTEPAARARMRRRIYRDLSVVRTEFQRALTEPPPTGRRAAAWWPLVVAVERIVDATTAARVRVGHGAPPPDPAEVEHVIAHIRELTEGIRRSAVLVGVRADLTGPADSVLEPLRQEVAAARAVASPR; encoded by the coding sequence ATGCCCCCCGAGTTCGCCGGTCTCGCGCCGCCCGCCTGGCTGCTGCGCACCCTTCGGCCGCAGCGGGCCGCCGTCAACCGGGCCGCCGTCGTACGGGCCGCCGTGGCGATGACGCTGCCGCTGGCCGTCGGACTCGCCGTCGGGGAGCCCGCCTACGGGGCGCTGGCGTCCATGGGAGCCCTCTCCGGGGTCATCAGCGACACCGCCGACGCGTACCGGATGCGCATCCTGAACATCGCCGTCCCGCAACTTCTCGGCGCGGTCGGCGTGACGCTCGGCGCGCTGACGTACGGGCACGGCTGGGTCACCGTCGGCACGCTCACCGCCGTCGCGCTCGTCTCCGGGATGATCTCGTCGATCGGCGCCGTCGCCTCCGTCTCCGGGCTGCTGCTCCTGCTCAACGCGGTGATCGGCGCGGGCCTGCCGCTGCCGGGGGCCTGGTGGGCGGCGCCGGTCCTGATGGCGGGCGGCGGGCTGCTGGTGCTGCTGCTCGCGCTGCTGGCCTGGCCGCTGCGGTCAGGGGTGCCGGAACGGGCGGCGGTCGCCGACACCTACCGGGCGGTCGCCGACCTGCTCGCGGCCCACGACAGCGCCAGCCCCGGCGGTCCGGACGGCTCCGGGAGCACCGGGAACGCCGGAAGCACCGGGAGTCCCGGCGGCCGGGACCTTCCCGACGCCCCGGACGCCCCCGACGCCTACGACGCCGCCCGGCACGCCGTCACCCGCTCCCTGAACCAGTCCTACGACCTGATCCTGGCCAGGCGTGCGCGCCACCACGGCCGCAGCCCCGAACTGACGCGCCTGCTCGCCCAGTTGAACGCGATCACGCCGGTCGTGGAGGCCGCGCCCGCCGCCCGGCTCAGCGGCCGTCCGCTGCCCGAGGCGATCCCGGCGGCGGTGCGCGGACTCGCCGACGCGGTCGCCGCGGGCCCCACCGCGGCCGTCGCCGCCGTCGCAGCCGTGGAACTGCGGCTGCCCGCGCCCACCTCGGAGGCCACCCGGGCCGTCGACCACGCGCTGCGGCACGCCGCCGAGGTGGTCGCCACCCCCGACATCGACCCGCAGGCCATCGACGACCGGCTCGGCCGCCCCGCCGCGCTCGGTGTCCGCGCCGCCCGCGCCGCCCGCGACGTCGCCCTGTCCGGGGCGTCCTGGCGCTACGGGCTGCGGCTCGCGCTCTGCGTGGGCATCGCGCAGGTGCTGGTGTCGACGGTCCCGGTGCCGCGCTCCTACTGGGTGGCGCTCACCATCACGTTCGTCCTGAAGCCCGACCTCGGCTCGGTCTTCTCCCGCGCCCTGCTGCGCGCCGTGGGCACGGTCGCCGGGCTCGTGGTCGCGGCCGCCGTCCTCTCCCAGGTGCAGCGCGGCTGGTGGGACCTGGCGGTGCTGCTGGTGCTCGCCCCGCTGATCCCGGCGCTCACCCCGCGCGGATACGGCTACCAGACGGCCGCGATCACCCCGGTGATCCTGCTCCTGTCGGACAACCTCAACCACCAGGGCACCGGGCTGATCCTGCCCCGACTGCTGGACTCCCTGACGGGGTGCGCCATCGCGCTGGTCGCCGGGTACCTGCTGTGGCCGGAGAGCTGGCACACCCGGGTCGGCACCCGGCTCGCGGACGCCGTCGAGGACACCGCGCGCTATGTCGCCTCGGCGTTCGGCGACGGCACCGAACCGGCCGCCCGCGCCCGGATGCGGCGCCGCATCTACCGCGATCTCTCCGTCGTCCGCACGGAGTTCCAGCGCGCCCTGACCGAACCGCCGCCCACCGGGCGCCGGGCGGCGGCCTGGTGGCCGCTGGTGGTGGCGGTGGAGCGGATCGTGGACGCGACGACCGCGGCCCGGGTACGGGTCGGGCACGGCGCGCCGCCGCCCGACCCGGCGGAGGTCGAGCACGTGATCGCGCACATCAGGGAGTTGACCGAGGGCATCCGCAGGTCGGCGGTGCTCGTCGGGGTCCGCGCCGACCTCACGGGTCCTGCCGACAGCGTCCTCGAACCGCTGCGCCAGGAGGTGGCCGCGGCGCGGGCGGTGGCGTCCCCGCGCTGA
- a CDS encoding SH3 domain-containing protein, giving the protein MRTTPALRILTAALLTGGAFAAAAAGTTASAAPAPAHADGHDSSYRDDDHGDRWDRGDRGDGNDRGDRGGRGGPVWGTVVSRAGGEVRTGPSVHSRVVDRLSPGSEDRIQCTSRGQSLNGNSSWYWMVGARGWVNAGSIDTHGRWVSSCDDPCPRWRDGDGGRDRGTDRGDRGDQGRRDGSWAGSGSGSWSASASGSWSWSDAGGSSSW; this is encoded by the coding sequence ATGCGCACCACTCCAGCCCTGCGGATTCTGACCGCGGCCCTGCTCACGGGCGGCGCCTTCGCCGCCGCCGCGGCGGGCACCACGGCATCGGCGGCGCCCGCGCCGGCCCACGCCGACGGACACGACTCTTCCTATCGGGACGACGACCACGGGGACCGTTGGGACCGCGGTGACCGCGGTGACGGGAACGACCGGGGTGATCGCGGCGGGCGCGGCGGCCCGGTCTGGGGCACCGTCGTCTCCCGCGCGGGCGGCGAGGTGCGGACCGGGCCCTCCGTCCACTCCCGGGTCGTCGACCGGCTCTCGCCCGGCAGCGAGGACCGGATCCAGTGCACCTCCAGGGGCCAGAGCCTGAACGGGAACTCCTCCTGGTACTGGATGGTCGGCGCGCGGGGCTGGGTGAACGCCGGCTCCATCGACACGCACGGCCGGTGGGTGTCGAGCTGCGACGACCCGTGTCCGCGGTGGCGGGACGGGGACGGCGGCCGGGACCGCGGCACCGACCGGGGCGACCGGGGCGACCAGGGCCGGCGGGACGGCTCCTGGGCCGGGTCGGGCTCCGGCTCCTGGAGCGCCTCCGCCTCGGGATCGTGGAGCTGGAGCGACGCGGGCGGCTCGTCGTCCTGGTGA